One genomic region from Buteo buteo chromosome 12, bButBut1.hap1.1, whole genome shotgun sequence encodes:
- the LOC142038257 gene encoding actin filament-associated protein 1-like 2 isoform X6 → MARQRDLDKLLSDLRSFLLILDRESLSTAARAKKKSVADLLSRLQSPPSEDAEYMIMRCLSPSPGTPQGRASPGTRMVDGTGGRACECRPISTLSLHGGSKVPGISPFPPADDSYEDAEPLGPGRCTGSGGADTDSSHYESYGEDEDGVTDRAHYLRRPPAASPDAEPLGRPEAQLCGFLWRKRWLGQWAKQLFIVREHVLLCFRCAADPQPVLELDLRGCRVAYKAKRGKKMPHSLKVTGTAGEALVIGFQSRQQAEDWRKVIEEVSSDAPSGLAAISIPASPSSRLSRAAGSQLSKEEEKEEDCSQQSPARSSRPGEDAKGGFLAVRLRGRWQRLWCAVRQGALRMFPEPGGAQRPVCALRLEGCEVSPGAAAGSPQRLRIRIAQRGRELALLQTCSDEEREAWLKTLRARGGGDPAGNRTPTETPRLGDASSCPAAGGLLLRRVPTPNAYMDDPFGQLPPTEVPNHLYSNVERLQQLQQSLDRAVPGQRKRPVSALPAGACSNALGSAASAAALRDRAASPQRAKVSPELRSRDLPQSQRTLTLPERKGARDGLDILIGKRAFPKLEEKVGQLERACRMKGRLKAGSEMNLLAIGKSLKGHIAATASSAGSEGSFLAPLLKRTASAKSALKPSPSPVLVEKGKVLQKRKEWEMKSAM, encoded by the exons CCCGGGGACCCCGCAGGGCCGGGCCAGCCCGG GAACCAGGATGGTGGATGGAACAGGAGGGAGAGCTTGTGAGTGCCGCCCGATCAGCACCCTGAGCCTGCATGGAGGG agCAAGGTGCCGGGCATCTCACCATTCCCACCAGCCGACGACTCCTACGAAGATGCCGAACCCCTTGGCCCCGGCAGATGCACCGGCTCCG GTGGTGCCGACACCGACAGCAGCCACTACGAGTCGTACGGGGAGGATGAGGATGGCGTGACGGACCGTGCCCACTACCTgcggcggccgccggccgcCAGCCCCGATGCCGAACCCCTCGGCCGCCCCGAAGCACAGCTCTGCGGCTTTCTCTGGAGGAAGCGCTGGCTGGGGCAGTGggcaaagcagcttttcatcGTCCGGGAGCACGTGCTGCtg TGCTTCAGGTGTGCCGCCGACCCGCAGCCGGTGCTGGAGCTGGACCTACGGGGCTGCCGCGTCGCCTACAAAGCCAAGCGTGGTAAGAAGATGCCGCACAGCCTGAAGGTGACGGGGACGGCGGGCGAGGCGTTGGTCATCGGCTTCCAGAGCCGGCAGCAGGCTGAGGACTGGAGGAAG GTGATCGAAGAGGTCAGCAGCGATGCCCCGAGCGGGCTGGCAGCCATCAGCATCCCGGCATCACCTTCCTCGAGGCTCAGCAGG GCTGCCGGCTCCcagctcagcaaggaggaggagaaggaggaggattgctcccagcagagccctgcCCGCAGCTCCCGGCCCGGAGAGGATGCTAAAGGAG GTTTCCTGGCGGTGCGGCTGCGCGGGCGGTGGCAGCGGCTGTGGTGTGCGGTGCGGCAGGGAGCCCTGCGTATGTTCCCCGAGCCCGGCGGTGCCCAGCGCCCCGTCTGCGCCCTGCGGCTGGAGGGCTGCGAGGTCTccccgggggcggccgccgggTCCCCCCAGCGCCTCCGCATCCGCATCGCCCAGCGGGGCCGGGAGCTCGCCCTGCTGCAG ACCTGTTCGGATGAGGAGAGGGAAGCCTGGTTGAAGACCCTGCGggccaggggaggaggggaccCAGCCGGCAACAGGACCCCCACCGAGACCCCCAGGCTGGGCGatgccagcagctgccctgctgctgg CGGGCTGCTGCTGCGCCGTGTCCCGACCCCCAACGCCTACATGGATGACCCCTTCGGGCAGCTCCCACCGACCGAGGTCCCCAACCATCTCTACTCCAATGTGGAgcgcctgcagcagctg CAGCAGAGCTTGGACCGAGCAGTGCCGGGGCAGCGCAAGAGACCCGTGTCTGCGCTGCCCGCCGGTGCCTGCAGCAATGCCCTGGGCAGCGCAG CATCGGCGGCAGCTCTCCGGGACAGGGCTGCCAGCCCGCAGCGGGCGAAGGTGAGCCCCGAGCTCCGGAGCAGGGATCTCCCCCAGTCCCAGCGCACCCTGACGCTTCCCGAGAGGAAAGGGGCTCGGGACGGGCTGGATATCCTCATCG GGAAGAGAGCCTTCCCCAAACTGGAGGAGAAGGTGGGGCAGCTGGAGAGGGCCTGCCGCATGAAGGGCAGGCTGAAAGCCGGCTCCGAGATGAACCTGCTGGCCATTGGCAAGTCGCTGAAGGGTCACATCGCCGCTACCGCCAGCTCGGCTGGCTCCGAG GGTTCATTCCTCGCGCCGCTGTTGAAGCGCACCGCATCGGCGAAGAGTGCCCTGAAGCCATCTCCCTCCCCGGTCCTCGTCGAAAAGGGAAAagtgctgcagaagagaaag GAGTGGGAGATGAAGTCTGCGATGTGA
- the LOC142038257 gene encoding actin filament-associated protein 1-like 2 isoform X5, with the protein MARQRDLDKLLSDLRSFLLILDRESLSTAARAKKKSVADLLSRLQSPPSEDAEYMIMRCLSPSPGTPQGRASPVPLFSPGTRMVDGTGGRACECRPISTLSLHGGSKVPGISPFPPADDSYEDAEPLGPGRCTGSGGADTDSSHYESYGEDEDGVTDRAHYLRRPPAASPDAEPLGRPEAQLCGFLWRKRWLGQWAKQLFIVREHVLLCFRCAADPQPVLELDLRGCRVAYKAKRGKKMPHSLKVTGTAGEALVIGFQSRQQAEDWRKVIEEVSSDAPSGLAAISIPASPSSRLSRAAGSQLSKEEEKEEDCSQQSPARSSRPGEDAKGGFLAVRLRGRWQRLWCAVRQGALRMFPEPGGAQRPVCALRLEGCEVSPGAAAGSPQRLRIRIAQRGRELALLQTCSDEEREAWLKTLRARGGGDPAGNRTPTETPRLGDASSCPAAGGLLLRRVPTPNAYMDDPFGQLPPTEVPNHLYSNVERLQQLQQSLDRAVPGQRKRPVSALPAGACSNALGSAASAAALRDRAASPQRAKVSPELRSRDLPQSQRTLTLPERKGARDGLDILIGKRAFPKLEEKVGQLERACRMKGRLKAGSEMNLLAIGKSLKGHIAATASSAGSEGSFLAPLLKRTASAKSALKPSPSPVLVEKGKVLQKRKEWEMKSAM; encoded by the exons CCCGGGGACCCCGCAGGGCCGGGCCAGCCCGG TCCCGCTTTTCTCCCCAGGAACCAGGATGGTGGATGGAACAGGAGGGAGAGCTTGTGAGTGCCGCCCGATCAGCACCCTGAGCCTGCATGGAGGG agCAAGGTGCCGGGCATCTCACCATTCCCACCAGCCGACGACTCCTACGAAGATGCCGAACCCCTTGGCCCCGGCAGATGCACCGGCTCCG GTGGTGCCGACACCGACAGCAGCCACTACGAGTCGTACGGGGAGGATGAGGATGGCGTGACGGACCGTGCCCACTACCTgcggcggccgccggccgcCAGCCCCGATGCCGAACCCCTCGGCCGCCCCGAAGCACAGCTCTGCGGCTTTCTCTGGAGGAAGCGCTGGCTGGGGCAGTGggcaaagcagcttttcatcGTCCGGGAGCACGTGCTGCtg TGCTTCAGGTGTGCCGCCGACCCGCAGCCGGTGCTGGAGCTGGACCTACGGGGCTGCCGCGTCGCCTACAAAGCCAAGCGTGGTAAGAAGATGCCGCACAGCCTGAAGGTGACGGGGACGGCGGGCGAGGCGTTGGTCATCGGCTTCCAGAGCCGGCAGCAGGCTGAGGACTGGAGGAAG GTGATCGAAGAGGTCAGCAGCGATGCCCCGAGCGGGCTGGCAGCCATCAGCATCCCGGCATCACCTTCCTCGAGGCTCAGCAGG GCTGCCGGCTCCcagctcagcaaggaggaggagaaggaggaggattgctcccagcagagccctgcCCGCAGCTCCCGGCCCGGAGAGGATGCTAAAGGAG GTTTCCTGGCGGTGCGGCTGCGCGGGCGGTGGCAGCGGCTGTGGTGTGCGGTGCGGCAGGGAGCCCTGCGTATGTTCCCCGAGCCCGGCGGTGCCCAGCGCCCCGTCTGCGCCCTGCGGCTGGAGGGCTGCGAGGTCTccccgggggcggccgccgggTCCCCCCAGCGCCTCCGCATCCGCATCGCCCAGCGGGGCCGGGAGCTCGCCCTGCTGCAG ACCTGTTCGGATGAGGAGAGGGAAGCCTGGTTGAAGACCCTGCGggccaggggaggaggggaccCAGCCGGCAACAGGACCCCCACCGAGACCCCCAGGCTGGGCGatgccagcagctgccctgctgctgg CGGGCTGCTGCTGCGCCGTGTCCCGACCCCCAACGCCTACATGGATGACCCCTTCGGGCAGCTCCCACCGACCGAGGTCCCCAACCATCTCTACTCCAATGTGGAgcgcctgcagcagctg CAGCAGAGCTTGGACCGAGCAGTGCCGGGGCAGCGCAAGAGACCCGTGTCTGCGCTGCCCGCCGGTGCCTGCAGCAATGCCCTGGGCAGCGCAG CATCGGCGGCAGCTCTCCGGGACAGGGCTGCCAGCCCGCAGCGGGCGAAGGTGAGCCCCGAGCTCCGGAGCAGGGATCTCCCCCAGTCCCAGCGCACCCTGACGCTTCCCGAGAGGAAAGGGGCTCGGGACGGGCTGGATATCCTCATCG GGAAGAGAGCCTTCCCCAAACTGGAGGAGAAGGTGGGGCAGCTGGAGAGGGCCTGCCGCATGAAGGGCAGGCTGAAAGCCGGCTCCGAGATGAACCTGCTGGCCATTGGCAAGTCGCTGAAGGGTCACATCGCCGCTACCGCCAGCTCGGCTGGCTCCGAG GGTTCATTCCTCGCGCCGCTGTTGAAGCGCACCGCATCGGCGAAGAGTGCCCTGAAGCCATCTCCCTCCCCGGTCCTCGTCGAAAAGGGAAAagtgctgcagaagagaaag GAGTGGGAGATGAAGTCTGCGATGTGA
- the LOC142038257 gene encoding actin filament-associated protein 1-like isoform X8, which produces MIMRCLSPSPGTPQGRASPGTRMVDGTGGRACECRPISTLSLHGGSKVPGISPFPPADDSYEDAEPLGPGRCTGSGGADTDSSHYESYGEDEDGVTDRAHYLRRPPAASPDAEPLGRPEAQLCGFLWRKRWLGQWAKQLFIVREHVLLCFRCAADPQPVLELDLRGCRVAYKAKRGKKMPHSLKVTGTAGEALVIGFQSRQQAEDWRKVIEEVSSDAPSGLAAISIPASPSSRLSRAAGSQLSKEEEKEEDCSQQSPARSSRPGEDAKGGFLAVRLRGRWQRLWCAVRQGALRMFPEPGGAQRPVCALRLEGCEVSPGAAAGSPQRLRIRIAQRGRELALLQTCSDEEREAWLKTLRARGGGDPAGNRTPTETPRLGDASSCPAAGGLLLRRVPTPNAYMDDPFGQLPPTEVPNHLYSNVERLQQLQQSLDRAVPGQRKRPVSALPAGACSNALGSAASAAALRDRAASPQRAKVSPELRSRDLPQSQRTLTLPERKGARDGLDILIGKRAFPKLEEKVGQLERACRMKGRLKAGSEMNLLAIGKSLKGHIAATASSAGSEGSFLAPLLKRTASAKSALKPSPSPVLVEKGKVLQKRKEWEMKSAM; this is translated from the exons CCCGGGGACCCCGCAGGGCCGGGCCAGCCCGG GAACCAGGATGGTGGATGGAACAGGAGGGAGAGCTTGTGAGTGCCGCCCGATCAGCACCCTGAGCCTGCATGGAGGG agCAAGGTGCCGGGCATCTCACCATTCCCACCAGCCGACGACTCCTACGAAGATGCCGAACCCCTTGGCCCCGGCAGATGCACCGGCTCCG GTGGTGCCGACACCGACAGCAGCCACTACGAGTCGTACGGGGAGGATGAGGATGGCGTGACGGACCGTGCCCACTACCTgcggcggccgccggccgcCAGCCCCGATGCCGAACCCCTCGGCCGCCCCGAAGCACAGCTCTGCGGCTTTCTCTGGAGGAAGCGCTGGCTGGGGCAGTGggcaaagcagcttttcatcGTCCGGGAGCACGTGCTGCtg TGCTTCAGGTGTGCCGCCGACCCGCAGCCGGTGCTGGAGCTGGACCTACGGGGCTGCCGCGTCGCCTACAAAGCCAAGCGTGGTAAGAAGATGCCGCACAGCCTGAAGGTGACGGGGACGGCGGGCGAGGCGTTGGTCATCGGCTTCCAGAGCCGGCAGCAGGCTGAGGACTGGAGGAAG GTGATCGAAGAGGTCAGCAGCGATGCCCCGAGCGGGCTGGCAGCCATCAGCATCCCGGCATCACCTTCCTCGAGGCTCAGCAGG GCTGCCGGCTCCcagctcagcaaggaggaggagaaggaggaggattgctcccagcagagccctgcCCGCAGCTCCCGGCCCGGAGAGGATGCTAAAGGAG GTTTCCTGGCGGTGCGGCTGCGCGGGCGGTGGCAGCGGCTGTGGTGTGCGGTGCGGCAGGGAGCCCTGCGTATGTTCCCCGAGCCCGGCGGTGCCCAGCGCCCCGTCTGCGCCCTGCGGCTGGAGGGCTGCGAGGTCTccccgggggcggccgccgggTCCCCCCAGCGCCTCCGCATCCGCATCGCCCAGCGGGGCCGGGAGCTCGCCCTGCTGCAG ACCTGTTCGGATGAGGAGAGGGAAGCCTGGTTGAAGACCCTGCGggccaggggaggaggggaccCAGCCGGCAACAGGACCCCCACCGAGACCCCCAGGCTGGGCGatgccagcagctgccctgctgctgg CGGGCTGCTGCTGCGCCGTGTCCCGACCCCCAACGCCTACATGGATGACCCCTTCGGGCAGCTCCCACCGACCGAGGTCCCCAACCATCTCTACTCCAATGTGGAgcgcctgcagcagctg CAGCAGAGCTTGGACCGAGCAGTGCCGGGGCAGCGCAAGAGACCCGTGTCTGCGCTGCCCGCCGGTGCCTGCAGCAATGCCCTGGGCAGCGCAG CATCGGCGGCAGCTCTCCGGGACAGGGCTGCCAGCCCGCAGCGGGCGAAGGTGAGCCCCGAGCTCCGGAGCAGGGATCTCCCCCAGTCCCAGCGCACCCTGACGCTTCCCGAGAGGAAAGGGGCTCGGGACGGGCTGGATATCCTCATCG GGAAGAGAGCCTTCCCCAAACTGGAGGAGAAGGTGGGGCAGCTGGAGAGGGCCTGCCGCATGAAGGGCAGGCTGAAAGCCGGCTCCGAGATGAACCTGCTGGCCATTGGCAAGTCGCTGAAGGGTCACATCGCCGCTACCGCCAGCTCGGCTGGCTCCGAG GGTTCATTCCTCGCGCCGCTGTTGAAGCGCACCGCATCGGCGAAGAGTGCCCTGAAGCCATCTCCCTCCCCGGTCCTCGTCGAAAAGGGAAAagtgctgcagaagagaaag GAGTGGGAGATGAAGTCTGCGATGTGA
- the LOC142038257 gene encoding actin filament-associated protein 1-like isoform X7 gives MIMRCLSPSPGTPQGRASPVPLFSPGTRMVDGTGGRACECRPISTLSLHGGSKVPGISPFPPADDSYEDAEPLGPGRCTGSGGADTDSSHYESYGEDEDGVTDRAHYLRRPPAASPDAEPLGRPEAQLCGFLWRKRWLGQWAKQLFIVREHVLLCFRCAADPQPVLELDLRGCRVAYKAKRGKKMPHSLKVTGTAGEALVIGFQSRQQAEDWRKVIEEVSSDAPSGLAAISIPASPSSRLSRAAGSQLSKEEEKEEDCSQQSPARSSRPGEDAKGGFLAVRLRGRWQRLWCAVRQGALRMFPEPGGAQRPVCALRLEGCEVSPGAAAGSPQRLRIRIAQRGRELALLQTCSDEEREAWLKTLRARGGGDPAGNRTPTETPRLGDASSCPAAGGLLLRRVPTPNAYMDDPFGQLPPTEVPNHLYSNVERLQQLQQSLDRAVPGQRKRPVSALPAGACSNALGSAASAAALRDRAASPQRAKVSPELRSRDLPQSQRTLTLPERKGARDGLDILIGKRAFPKLEEKVGQLERACRMKGRLKAGSEMNLLAIGKSLKGHIAATASSAGSEGSFLAPLLKRTASAKSALKPSPSPVLVEKGKVLQKRKEWEMKSAM, from the exons CCCGGGGACCCCGCAGGGCCGGGCCAGCCCGG TCCCGCTTTTCTCCCCAGGAACCAGGATGGTGGATGGAACAGGAGGGAGAGCTTGTGAGTGCCGCCCGATCAGCACCCTGAGCCTGCATGGAGGG agCAAGGTGCCGGGCATCTCACCATTCCCACCAGCCGACGACTCCTACGAAGATGCCGAACCCCTTGGCCCCGGCAGATGCACCGGCTCCG GTGGTGCCGACACCGACAGCAGCCACTACGAGTCGTACGGGGAGGATGAGGATGGCGTGACGGACCGTGCCCACTACCTgcggcggccgccggccgcCAGCCCCGATGCCGAACCCCTCGGCCGCCCCGAAGCACAGCTCTGCGGCTTTCTCTGGAGGAAGCGCTGGCTGGGGCAGTGggcaaagcagcttttcatcGTCCGGGAGCACGTGCTGCtg TGCTTCAGGTGTGCCGCCGACCCGCAGCCGGTGCTGGAGCTGGACCTACGGGGCTGCCGCGTCGCCTACAAAGCCAAGCGTGGTAAGAAGATGCCGCACAGCCTGAAGGTGACGGGGACGGCGGGCGAGGCGTTGGTCATCGGCTTCCAGAGCCGGCAGCAGGCTGAGGACTGGAGGAAG GTGATCGAAGAGGTCAGCAGCGATGCCCCGAGCGGGCTGGCAGCCATCAGCATCCCGGCATCACCTTCCTCGAGGCTCAGCAGG GCTGCCGGCTCCcagctcagcaaggaggaggagaaggaggaggattgctcccagcagagccctgcCCGCAGCTCCCGGCCCGGAGAGGATGCTAAAGGAG GTTTCCTGGCGGTGCGGCTGCGCGGGCGGTGGCAGCGGCTGTGGTGTGCGGTGCGGCAGGGAGCCCTGCGTATGTTCCCCGAGCCCGGCGGTGCCCAGCGCCCCGTCTGCGCCCTGCGGCTGGAGGGCTGCGAGGTCTccccgggggcggccgccgggTCCCCCCAGCGCCTCCGCATCCGCATCGCCCAGCGGGGCCGGGAGCTCGCCCTGCTGCAG ACCTGTTCGGATGAGGAGAGGGAAGCCTGGTTGAAGACCCTGCGggccaggggaggaggggaccCAGCCGGCAACAGGACCCCCACCGAGACCCCCAGGCTGGGCGatgccagcagctgccctgctgctgg CGGGCTGCTGCTGCGCCGTGTCCCGACCCCCAACGCCTACATGGATGACCCCTTCGGGCAGCTCCCACCGACCGAGGTCCCCAACCATCTCTACTCCAATGTGGAgcgcctgcagcagctg CAGCAGAGCTTGGACCGAGCAGTGCCGGGGCAGCGCAAGAGACCCGTGTCTGCGCTGCCCGCCGGTGCCTGCAGCAATGCCCTGGGCAGCGCAG CATCGGCGGCAGCTCTCCGGGACAGGGCTGCCAGCCCGCAGCGGGCGAAGGTGAGCCCCGAGCTCCGGAGCAGGGATCTCCCCCAGTCCCAGCGCACCCTGACGCTTCCCGAGAGGAAAGGGGCTCGGGACGGGCTGGATATCCTCATCG GGAAGAGAGCCTTCCCCAAACTGGAGGAGAAGGTGGGGCAGCTGGAGAGGGCCTGCCGCATGAAGGGCAGGCTGAAAGCCGGCTCCGAGATGAACCTGCTGGCCATTGGCAAGTCGCTGAAGGGTCACATCGCCGCTACCGCCAGCTCGGCTGGCTCCGAG GGTTCATTCCTCGCGCCGCTGTTGAAGCGCACCGCATCGGCGAAGAGTGCCCTGAAGCCATCTCCCTCCCCGGTCCTCGTCGAAAAGGGAAAagtgctgcagaagagaaag GAGTGGGAGATGAAGTCTGCGATGTGA